CCGACGAACACGTAGCTGAACACGAAGACGACCGTGAGTAGGAGGCTCGCCTGGTTCGACAGACCCAAGGTCTGCTGCATCACGATGCTGATGCCGCCGATGATCAGCACCACGAAAGAGAGGCTCAGCAGGTTGACGAGCGCGAAGAAGGTTCGCAGCCCGCGAGAGCCAAAGCGCTCGCTCATCCACTGCGGCAGGGTCAGGGCTCGTACCTTTTCGCCGAAGCGGCGAAAGCCGAAGCTGAGGGCGAAGAGCCCGACCACGATGCCGCCGCCGGCCGCGATGCCCAGGTGCGCGATGGCCGATAGCCCGTGCACGTAGACGAAGCCTGGGTTGATGACGAAGGTTGCGGTGCTGGCGATGCTGGCCGCCAAGGTGATCCCCACGACCCAGGCCGGCAGATCTCCCGAACCCACGGAGAAGCTCGCGATGTCCGTGGTCTTCTTGTGACCGCGCCACGCCAAGTAGCCCGTGGCCACCATGTAGACCGCGAACAGCGCCCAGACCAGCGGTCGCTCACTGAACATCGAGAACATCTTCGTCGCACCTTCCCCAACAAAGACGGAACGCGGCCGCCGCGCTCGGGCGGCGACCGCGCCGTCGAACTCACATCGTCAAGCCGCCGTCCACGTCCACGCAGCGGCCATTGAAATAGTCACACTCGATCACGAACTTCACGGCCAGCCACAGATCCTCGGGCACGCCGATGCGGCCGACCGGGATCGCGGCGACCAAAGCGTCGCGTGCCTTCTGGTTCATGCCCTGGGTCATGGGTGTCTCGACCATGCCGGGAGCGATGGCGCCGACGCGAACGCCGTAACCGGCGAACTCGCGCGCCCAGGTGACGGTGTTGGCAACCAGCGCGCTCTTGGCGGCGACGTAGTTCGACTGTCCGCGATTGCCATGCCGCGACACGCTGGAGATGTTCACGATCACGCCCGGCCGGGTTTCGCGTCGCACCATCTCGGCCACGACTTCACGCGCCATCAGCGTCGCGCCGGTCAGATTCACGCCAATCACCGCGTTCCAGGCGTCCGTGGACAGCGTCTTCACTTCGCCTGTGGCCTTGTCCTTCTTGACCAGCAAGCCGTCGCGGATGATGCCGGCGTTGTTGACCAGGCCGTTCAACCCGCCGAGGGAGTCCGCGGCCCAGGCCACCGCGTCGATCACGTCTTGTTCCTTGGACACGTCGACGTGACGTCGTGCGATGCCTTGTGGCAAGGCTTCGAGTCCCGCGTCGTCGACGTCGAAAGCGGCCACCTTTGCACCCGCGGCGTGCAGTCGCTGCGCAAAGTGCGCGCCCATGCCACGAGCCCCACCCGTCACGATTACTTTCAGATCTTCGAGCTTCATCATTTCCTCCAAGAAGGAGCCCAGAACAGCGCGGGCGCGGCGTCCAGGGTCCGTGGGTTGGTCAAGCAGATGGCCGAACCAATCAATCCCTAGGCCAACTTGCTAGAGAGCCAGCCGGCTAGCTTCGGATACAAAGTGCTGGCGGCGCGGGGGCCGACGACGGCGCCCACGTGTCCACCGGGAATGACCAGCAGCTCCTGGTCCGTGGAGCCAGCATGCTTGCCGAGACCTTGCGCCGCGGCGGGCGGGCAGATCGTGTCGCGATCGGTAACCACGGTCAGGATGGGACAGCGAATGTTGGCGAGATCCACGCGCTCTCCCCGCACGAAGTGCTGCTTCTGCACCAGCGCGTTCTGCTGATAGAGCTCGCGGATGTAGCGAACGTAGGCCTGGGCTGGGAAGGAGATGTTCGCGCTCGCCCATTCTTCCAGGGTGCGGAACGCCTCCATCCTTTCGGGCTTGTCCAACTTGTCGAGCCAGCTCACCCATTTCGCGAGCTGCGCAGTGGGACGCAGGGCCACGAAGCCCGCCTGCATTTGCTCCGCGCGCATGTTGCCCGCCGAAGCAATCGCCTCCGGGTCGAACCAGCGGGGGTTCGTCATGTGCCCGAGGAACCCAGC
This genomic stretch from Polyangiaceae bacterium harbors:
- a CDS encoding SDR family oxidoreductase: MMKLEDLKVIVTGGARGMGAHFAQRLHAAGAKVAAFDVDDAGLEALPQGIARRHVDVSKEQDVIDAVAWAADSLGGLNGLVNNAGIIRDGLLVKKDKATGEVKTLSTDAWNAVIGVNLTGATLMAREVVAEMVRRETRPGVIVNISSVSRHGNRGQSNYVAAKSALVANTVTWAREFAGYGVRVGAIAPGMVETPMTQGMNQKARDALVAAIPVGRIGVPEDLWLAVKFVIECDYFNGRCVDVDGGLTM
- a CDS encoding alpha/beta fold hydrolase, whose protein sequence is MPAEPTPKDTLFRDGTAKLYRFRGAQAKSAAAPVLLVPSLINRWYILDLQQGSSVASALVDAGLDVYCLDWGAPNDEDRYLDWDDLVDRLARMVRRVQRESGAAQVGVLGYCMGGTLSSIFAALQPERVKALVNLAGPIDFSEAGFLGHMTNPRWFDPEAIASAGNMRAEQMQAGFVALRPTAQLAKWVSWLDKLDKPERMEAFRTLEEWASANISFPAQAYVRYIRELYQQNALVQKQHFVRGERVDLANIRCPILTVVTDRDTICPPAAAQGLGKHAGSTDQELLVIPGGHVGAVVGPRAASTLYPKLAGWLSSKLA